TCGTGGGAGTAATACTGTTGCGTGAGGTTCTCGTCACTATGTACCGTATAGTAGTGAGGAGAAAGGCTGGGGTTTTTGTTCCGGCAAGCTGGTTGGGTAAGGTCAAAACGACAGTGCAATGCCTGGTCGGTGACGGAATGTTGTTCTATCTTTTCATATATCCCGCGAGAATTCCGGAGAAATACTGGGTGGTCTTCGCTCTTATGCTGGTTACCGTGACTATAACGGTGGATTCAGGCCTGTGCTATGTACTGCCGAAATGCAGAGATGGAAAGAAGCGCTCAGTCATCGAGAGAATCCTCCAATGGCTGCCTGGAAAAAGGGCAAGGGAGGTCTAAATGGATCTGTATGAAGTGATCAGGATGAGGACAAGCGTCAGAGCTTATAAACCGGACGCTGTAGAGAAAGAAAAACTGGAAAAGGTGCTTGATGCAGCTCGGCTGGCGCCATCCGGGAAAAATGGTCAGCCCTGGACGTTCATTGTTATTACTGAAGAAGAGACGCGAAAGAAACTTGTTCCCGCCTGCAAGAAACAGGCTTTCATCGGGGAAGCTCCGGTTGTCATAGCCGTATGCGGAAAAGAAGAAGAAGCTTACGGCAAGATGGGTGGGTACTGGAACAGTCTACCTGTAGATATAGGGATAGCAGTAGAACACCTGATGCTGGCAGCCGAGGCTGAAGGGCTCGGTACCTGCTGGATTGGTGCTTTTATGGAAGAGGAAGTTCGGGAGATCCTCGGGGTTCCAGCTGATATCAAGATAGTAGCTCTTACTCCATTAGGCTATCCAGCAGGAGAACGCCGTTTCAGACCAAGAAAAAAGCTGGAAGAGATAATAATGTCTGAAAGGTGGGAAGAGAGATGATTTCTTCCGTGACACGGAGAATTTTCATCCTCCTGCTTTTAGGGATCTTTTTCTCGTCTCAACAGGTATCGTCGGGAAATATCTTTGTCGAAGAGCGGAATGTCGACCTGAAAGAAAGTGTCATCGGAGAGGTGGAATTTTCTGAAGGACCTGAATTGAATTACCTCATACCTGTCGGCACGGACTCGATCCAGGTGATGGAGATCGAGATCCCTCAGGAAAAAGATACAGGCATGGTGAAGGAGATAGCTATGGTAGCTATAGTCGCCACCTTCGCCTTTTATATCATATATTCAATGTTCTATTCCAGTGAGGACGAGGAGGTAGATGACGGGGGAGGAGGAAAGGAACTTCCAACCTCAATAGTAGCAGGAACGATCAGTCTTTGATGACGAATTCTCTTTCCCTTCTTATGGTACCTCCGCTGACAATGTCTTCTATATCAAGAGTCAGGACATAACGTCCTGGTTCTATCGATCCAAGTTCGATCTGAAGAGCGTCGGTGACATGAGGTGAGTCTATACTCTGCTCCAGCGAGCTGGATATGAATGGGCTGACATCGTCTGAGCCACCTCTCGCGCTTCTTGCTATCCACCACAGAGTCTTTCTTATTCCGCTATAATCTTCAGCTGACTTTGAGACAGTCTTTATGGCGTATGTGAGCCTGTACCTGGATAAATTATCCTGGCCTCTGGAAAGGTTGTATATGTCGTATGAGAGACAAAGCCTGGTCCCGTGATCGTAGGCCGGTATAGGGTCCAGGAGGGATGTACAGCCAACCTCCGAAAGGGAAAGTGTAAACCTGATGTCGCTCGCTCCGGGTTTGTCCCACGAAAGGTCTCCGATCTCTATTTCTCTTTCACAAGTCGCCCGTCTGTAAGGTTTGCCGCCAGTTAGTTCGATCGCCATATCACATTTTCCGGAAGGCGGGATCATGCCAATGTTGAAGTTAAAAAGGCGATACGATTCCTCGCCGCGCTTAAAAGAGAGAAGGGTGTCAGGTCTGATCCGGTGTATCTCATAGATGATCCTGTTAAGATCGAAATCGAATATTGAGAGAACAAGAGTGAAATCGGTGCCTGGATCGTCGATAGCCGAATCAGGGATAGCAATCGAGAATTCCAGGTCCGTATTTCCGGATGCAAGCATCCTCCTGGCGGACGCGACATGAATTCCAGCCGGGATGAAGGCTACAGGATACTCATACGACTGCGGAACCGAATTTAATATGTTCTGCGTGGCTGTGGCAATTGAGATAAAAGCCGGGTCTATCGGGATATGATAGTTTCCGTTGAGGAATTCGTCCTGGAAATAGAGAGTGAATCCTGTACCCTCACCGCAGTATTCCCAGGCAACCATAGAGCCGTGCAGGCCACCGCCGAGGTTGTATAGAAACTTGTCGGGAAGGCCGTAGCTGATAAGGGCGAGTCCTCTCGCAGTCTCGGCGCCATCCAACCCCAGCCTGTCGTGAGTTAATAGTTCCCTGGCTAAAAAGACTCTTTCATAATGCTCAAGGAGTCGTTCATTCAGTTCCGTAGCAGGTGTCGGATCGTTACGGAGCCAGAACCGTCCGCTCCATTTCCTTCCCTGTGTTTCCGGCCACTTGAGGTATTCTTCTCTCTGCTTGAAAGGCAGAAGAGGGGCAGTATCGAGATAATAAGAATTTTCCAGGTCGTCCATGAGTATCAATGCTGTATCATATTCCTTTGCCGCGTCTTCGAACAATCCCATCCTGAACAGTATCGTCCCCAGCAACAGGTGATGTTTTGGATTATCAGGATGAAGGGTCGAAGCTCTCGAAGCGTATTTTTTCGAAGTCTTGTACATCCTTCTCAAGCAGTGAAGCAGCCCGAGATTGTATAGAGTCTCTTCGTGAGTGTCGTCGATATTGTAGGCCTTTTTGAAATAACTTATCGCGTTTTCCTTGCGCTCAGTGAAACACATGTTGACGAGGTATCTGTCCTTTTCGATCCTGCCCAGCTGAAACCACGCGTGAAAAAACCCGGGATCAAGCTTGATGGCCTGTTTCATTGCGGCTTCCGCGTCTCCAATGAATCTCATAGCGTAAAGGGTGAGACCTCTTTCAACATGATTCAGTGGGTCATCAGGATCGAGCGCAATGGCCCGATCGATCTCTTCTATAGATATTGCTCGTGAATAAGGAGTCGCCATCAGTCTGTAGTAGATTGCCAGCTTGCGATGAAGAGAAGGGTCTTCGGGCCTGAATCGCAACGACTCCTTCACGTCATTAATACTGTTTTTAATATTGAGGGTATCCAGGCCGGATAAAGGGTTCAGGAAGTCCTTATCTACAGGTATGTCTCTATACGGAGTGCAGGCACAGAGCATGAGCAGAAAGATCATAAAAAGTGAAAAAACGGTCTTCATTCCGGGGTCCTGTCTAAAGAAGTGTCCTGAAACAAAAATAGAGCAACGAGATCCCGGGGTCAACATTTAAACCATAAGTACCATTCATTGCTCGAAGATCCCTGTCCGCAAATGATAACTGCTATAAGGGAACGATACTTGCATCAATTTCAATGGGTTGATTTGTCCAGGGAAGGAATAGAATGTCGGGCTCGGTCCTTAAAACTCTGCCAGTGCAATACAAGATCCTGAAAAAGTGTACTGATGAGATGGCGAAGCTTCTTCTGCAGGTAAGGCTTTTCCCGCCAGAACATCCATCTGTGAATCTGTTTCTGGACAAAGTATATTTGTCGATTACGGAAATGATGAGCAATAATAAGGGCATTTCACTGAGACTGGTCAGAAATTCGATGTGTCTGCTCAATTTCGAGTACGACCTTCACAGGAGCGAGGACAGGAATGTCCATGTACTCCTTAGTTCGTTGAAGAAACTTTCCATAGGGGAACTCGAGTTCAGGCCCGAACTCGAAAGGATAGAATTGCTGGCCTTTATGGAGATTGCGGCTTCCGCAGTTAAAGATGACAGGTCTTTCGACTACAACAGTGCCTGGGCGAAAATCCGAAACATCAAGATCAGGCATGGAGCACCCGATGTATGCAGACCCGAACCGGAAACTGAAATCAGGCACGAAAGGAAAATGATTTCCCTCGAACCGGAATCCCCGACGAATTTATCCGCGGAGAGTGTGATAGGACAGGAAGTGGGTAATGTCCTGGAAAAACTCGAAAAGATCCAGTCAGTGGAAGGTAGAGCGGCCAGAAAGATTATACTTGGGCTGGTCGAGAACGAAGTAGCCAATAATACTCTGATCCTGTTTCTGAAATCTCTGAGAGCTTATGATGACTACACGTTCGCGCATTCCGTGAACGTTTCTGTGATCTCCATGGCCCAGGCGCGACATATCGGGCTGGACGAGGTCGAAATCGGTAGAGTCGGGCTTGCAGCTATCATGCACGATATAGGGAAGATCTATGTTCCCAGGAGAATAATCAAAAAGACAGAGAAACTTACGCCCTCTGAATGGCAGATCATCAGGCGACACCCGGTCGATGGCGCACGACTCCTTAAAGAAGAGGGAGTAGAAGAGCATATCTGGCGTGTAGCTTATGAACATCATATGCGCTATGACCTGGGTGGATATCCGACCCCGGAAAGTAGCAGGAAAGTCTTGGAGGGAAGTCAGATAGTCAGGATCGCCGACACGTACGATGCTCTGACGACAAAGAGAGCCTATAGACGACAGATAAGCCCCTATGAAGCAATAAAACTGATGTCCCGTACCAGAGGGGCGGAATTCCATCCTGGATATTTCGATATGTTTCTTCACATGATGGGGAATATTCCAATCGGAAGTACACTTGAACTGGAGAGCGGCGAAAAAGTACTCGTCATAGATATAAATACGGACAAAGGTGCGTTGCCGATCGTCAGAGTCCTGATGGACGCGGATGGACGGCATGTCAGTGAAAAGATAATACTCGATCTGAACGATAACCGATCCCGTGCGGGGGGGATCGGAAAATACAGAATTAAAAGTGTTGAAAACAATCCTGTGAGAGATGTCGAGGTAGGAAAATATTTTGTACCGAAGGTATAAAAAAGCCCAGGACGATCATCCTCACGTGAGACGATCACCCCGGGCACGAAGCTCTTCCGATCTACAACGTTTCCGGATTGCCCAGTTGCTTCATCTTTCCATAGACAGACCATGTATAGTTGACCTTGTCCGTAGTGGAATGAATGATGAACTCCACAGGCCTGCCTGATTTGAGAGGCAGGTTGGAGGTCCTGGCCAGAAAATCTTCGCCGTCAGTGATGGCACACCAGCCGCGGGGAGCGTAAATGTTGATAATAGACGCTTCCGGATCGATGATTCTCAGCCCGTATATGTCGGAACTGGCAGATGTTACCTTAAGCTTGATAAGGTATCTACCGTCTTCCATCGGGGTGACGCTCTTCTTGATCGAAGCAGCAGCCCCGAAAGCCGACTGGCTGATGAACACCAGGATAGCTATGGCGGTCAGCACGAGGAGAGCCCTGGTTCTCAGCGCGGTCATATTCTTTACTCCCAGTGAATTACAAGTAACACTTAATTTATTGATTGAGGTGTGTGACTCAATCTTCTGCCCTGTACATCCTTATTATAGCATATTTCAATGATCTGTGTCGAGGGGGGAAAAGATTTCTCTCTCCGGTGGAGAAATAATCCCCATCATGGGGGTGAGCAGGTATTCCCGAAATTGGCAACTTGATTATCTACAACATGATAGCGAGAACAAGATTCCCGGTATGGTGGTTGCAGCGAGGAAGGAGTATGAGACGGTTAATTATTATTGCAGTGATTATTATTTTATTTCCCTTTGTGAACACTCACGCCCTGTCTTTTCCCGAGGGTGGACTGGAGACACATATTGGAGGGAATACCGGTATTTATGCTCCATGGCACCATAAAACCATTGCTTACGGATATGGATTGAGCCTTGTTATGAGGCCTTCGTATGCGAAGTATATGTATGATGAACTGGAAAGATTCAATCTTGGACTGGCGATATTGTCCACCACTCAATATGTATCGGAAGGATTCGCTTTCAGAGATGTGGCGTTGTCCCTGAGATATTATTTCAATAGAGGAGAATTCGGACCGGGATGGGAGAGTGGTTTCGTCGGTGCTGGTATCGGAATCGCAACCGTCAGCTGGTCAGGAGAAGGCTCCTCCGGATCGTTGAAAGACAAGGATTATGTTTTTGAGGCGGGATACGAGTTCGACCTCAACAACAGCTTCTCTCTTCCTCTCGTCGTGATGTTTCATATAAATCTGCGTGTGATCGATATAGAACCAGTGAGCTACACCGGTATGGGAGCCAGCATAGGTATCTGTTACGGTGTGGGAGAATGACCTGGGACCTGTGATGGCACGTAACTTTCATTCAGATATGATCCAGTAGTGCTATTGATAAGGAATTTTCGGCAAATTCTGTAACTGTTGCTGAACAAAGAGGATAAAGATGACTCAAAGAGTCCTGATCGTAGATGATGAAATGCATCTTGCGAAAATCCTGCAGTTTACGCTTAATCACGCTGGATATGAAGCAAGCATTGCTTATGACGGGAAAGAGGCGCTGGAGACGATCGAGAGAGAATCGTTCGACCTCGTAATCCTTGATCTGATGCTTCCCCTGATAGATGGGTACAAAGTATGTAACAGGATCAAGAGTGACGAGAATCTAAAACATATGCCGGTCATCATCCTGTCCGCGAGGGATTTCGAGAGAGAAGTCCTGGAAGAGCCTCTGGATGCCGACATCCTTCTGCAGAAACCGTTCAATATAGAAGTCCTGCTGGACCACATCTCATCTTTGCTACAAATGGTATGACCATTAATTATTTCGTTCAGACAGGCTGCATGAATACCGGGTCGTCGTTATTACTGGATTCATCATAGCCAGAGGATACTCCTGATGTCCTGATCCCTGTTTTTGCTTTTTTTTCCACAATGAGTTCCCTGACAATATCCAGGTGAGACGCATCGGGACCCGTGTCTGATGCTTCATCGATAATCTTCTGCAACCTCATGACCTCGGAGGTTTCCATCTCCTTTAATCGGTCTATGAAGGCGCGGTAAGATGAATCGAGTGATTCAAAGGGGCCAGGATCGATTTCTTCGATATCGGAAATTCGTCCATTGTCGGTCAAAGTCTGCATATTGCCGATGATAATGCCGATTGCATCGAACATCCTCTTTGTGACCAACTTGCTGAGGAGATAGAAGGAGGCTATGATGATGACAACGAACCCGACAGTATTCATCATCAGAATACTTGTCATCTTTCTCGCGATTGCTCCAAGTTCCGGAAACTGCTGCGAAAGTGCCGATCCTCCAGAGATCAGTC
This Candidatus Latescibacterota bacterium DNA region includes the following protein-coding sequences:
- a CDS encoding nitroreductase family protein, producing MDLYEVIRMRTSVRAYKPDAVEKEKLEKVLDAARLAPSGKNGQPWTFIVITEEETRKKLVPACKKQAFIGEAPVVIAVCGKEEEAYGKMGGYWNSLPVDIGIAVEHLMLAAEAEGLGTCWIGAFMEEEVREILGVPADIKIVALTPLGYPAGERRFRPRKKLEEIIMSERWEER
- a CDS encoding HD domain-containing protein is translated as MSGSVLKTLPVQYKILKKCTDEMAKLLLQVRLFPPEHPSVNLFLDKVYLSITEMMSNNKGISLRLVRNSMCLLNFEYDLHRSEDRNVHVLLSSLKKLSIGELEFRPELERIELLAFMEIAASAVKDDRSFDYNSAWAKIRNIKIRHGAPDVCRPEPETEIRHERKMISLEPESPTNLSAESVIGQEVGNVLEKLEKIQSVEGRAARKIILGLVENEVANNTLILFLKSLRAYDDYTFAHSVNVSVISMAQARHIGLDEVEIGRVGLAAIMHDIGKIYVPRRIIKKTEKLTPSEWQIIRRHPVDGARLLKEEGVEEHIWRVAYEHHMRYDLGGYPTPESSRKVLEGSQIVRIADTYDALTTKRAYRRQISPYEAIKLMSRTRGAEFHPGYFDMFLHMMGNIPIGSTLELESGEKVLVIDINTDKGALPIVRVLMDADGRHVSEKIILDLNDNRSRAGGIGKYRIKSVENNPVRDVEVGKYFVPKV
- a CDS encoding GWxTD domain-containing protein → MKTVFSLFMIFLLMLCACTPYRDIPVDKDFLNPLSGLDTLNIKNSINDVKESLRFRPEDPSLHRKLAIYYRLMATPYSRAISIEEIDRAIALDPDDPLNHVERGLTLYAMRFIGDAEAAMKQAIKLDPGFFHAWFQLGRIEKDRYLVNMCFTERKENAISYFKKAYNIDDTHEETLYNLGLLHCLRRMYKTSKKYASRASTLHPDNPKHHLLLGTILFRMGLFEDAAKEYDTALILMDDLENSYYLDTAPLLPFKQREEYLKWPETQGRKWSGRFWLRNDPTPATELNERLLEHYERVFLARELLTHDRLGLDGAETARGLALISYGLPDKFLYNLGGGLHGSMVAWEYCGEGTGFTLYFQDEFLNGNYHIPIDPAFISIATATQNILNSVPQSYEYPVAFIPAGIHVASARRMLASGNTDLEFSIAIPDSAIDDPGTDFTLVLSIFDFDLNRIIYEIHRIRPDTLLSFKRGEESYRLFNFNIGMIPPSGKCDMAIELTGGKPYRRATCEREIEIGDLSWDKPGASDIRFTLSLSEVGCTSLLDPIPAYDHGTRLCLSYDIYNLSRGQDNLSRYRLTYAIKTVSKSAEDYSGIRKTLWWIARSARGGSDDVSPFISSSLEQSIDSPHVTDALQIELGSIEPGRYVLTLDIEDIVSGGTIRREREFVIKD
- a CDS encoding response regulator, which codes for MTQRVLIVDDEMHLAKILQFTLNHAGYEASIAYDGKEALETIERESFDLVILDLMLPLIDGYKVCNRIKSDENLKHMPVIILSARDFEREVLEEPLDADILLQKPFNIEVLLDHISSLLQMV